A region of the Cryptococcus neoformans var. neoformans B-3501A chromosome 6, whole genome shotgun sequence genome:
TGGAAAGGTGCCcggcaagaaggaagggctGCAAACCGAAGGGATCGATTTTGCAAAGAAAATTGTAAGTCAGCAAGCGGTGGAACGAAGAAGTTGCTGCTCCCCACATTATCTGACAATGATTCCAGTTGCATGCTAGCTGGCACCCACGCGAGAATACTATTGCTGTAAGTCCAGTGAAATTTAATGGATCTGCGGCGTACTAATCAAACTTGGTAGATTGCTGCTACGAACAATCTGTCGGTCTACAAAAGTGCTCATGTAATTCGGTTTGCTAACAGTTTTATTCAGCTTTTTGTATTCTACATTATCATGATTGTCGCAAAGCAGTCAAATCAGCCTCTAGATACCCAATCTCGCATTTACACCAATCAAATATCAAAGTATCCGTTCACCAGCTTCATGATCCACGATTCAATACTTATTTCGTCATGTTGACACTCGTTCCTTCATTCATTTAGTATCCCTTTTACATCTTTTAACATAATCGCAGACTTTTTCACTTCCCTCTAGTGCCGTAATACTGCGAGCTCATGAGCTTATTTTCACGGCTTTTGCGGTAGTCTCTGACAGATTATTCTTTAATGGCTGGTCGGAGGCGATAACTTTTCAACATCCTCTAGATAGAAATGGTGCGAGAATAGGCTCGTTTAGCAACGGATGGtggatgaaaaagaaggattaTTATGAATAGAAATTGGAAGCAATAATGGCGTTGAACGCTATTTTCATATCATGCTGCTTTTGTGACAGAACATGCCCATGGCCACTATCTTAGTATCTGAGTGGCTGTTTGCCTAACGACAGCAAACTTCGTTCAGGATAATCTGCAGACCATACCTTTTTCCATTGAAGTACGAAATATGATTACtttattttcctttcttcacctccATAAATCCGGGATCGGGTATGAAATACGAGGTCCCTATCCTCTTTTATTCACAGACATCGAGTGCGAAGTGATGTTTGATCTCTCtattcattcttctccagaTCCCCTACTatgctccttttcttcttctacatCGAGATTTAGTAGGTCAAGTCGTCACAAACAACAAGTTAAGGAGTGTGTTCGATCCATGTTCTCtgcccttttcttctcttcttaaGCGTTATTACTTTCACAAATTGGCAAACACGAACTCTCAGACTGCTTACAGTTTTCTTTTACCTATGTGTTTACTGCTATGTGATTACTTgcattgttgttgttgtctgCCTCCTTGTCTTTTGATTGTTCTCGTTCTTCACTTCAAATTTCCTCGCCTTCGCTGTTCATGCATCTCAATCAACAAGCTTCATCACAGCCCTTGCCGCACAATGGCCCCGATCCTCCCCCGGACACCATCTCATAATGGTAGTTCGGGCTTGAAGCAGCTGGAGGGCACTTGAGGGAGATCTCTTTACCCCTGCTATATGCTGGAACCCGCCCACGTGGCTGTCACGTGTccggaaagaaggaagaataaTTAATAAACAAAAGTCGACGCGGCGGAAGAAAGCGCGACTGTCGACTGAGAGGGCTGGGCGACCTGAGGGTCGATATCCAAAGTAAAATATATGTTCTTTGATTTATAAATATCTGACGTACTCATCACCTCAGCCATATCTGTATTGcctccctccccatccAATCCGATCCGCATCGCAGCCATCAACCGCCTGCCTCCTGTCCGTTCACCATGAGCTCACCGGAGAACGATCGCGTGCTGGATAATCTGTGGACAACCGAGGACGAGTCGTTCGAAGTGCAGATGCCGGACTTCCATTTTGATTGGGGAttggagaaaggaaaaaccGCAGATCAAGGAATTAAGGCCCCTACTGCGTCCTTACGCTCTCTATCCATCAACGAAATCACCCCACCCCTTCCTAGTggctcttcatccacctctACCCCTCCTCATTCCACCATATCGGCAAGATCTTCAATATCTTCTGCCCAGATATTACCCAAAAGGGATATCTCTAATGCGTCGTCATCACCTCATATACCCACTCCTCCTGGAAGCATCGCCAATCCCGGCCATCGATCATTATCTGCTCAAAACTTCGCCAATTCTGGAGGAAGTTCCGGCGGGGAGTCTAGCGGTGAACGGGGCAAAACTTATGGTGGCCGCAAGTTCCAGCGTGTAGTGTCTGCCCCAATATCGCCCGAAAATGGGACGGATACGGAAGGAGTAGAATTTCAAGTTTCAGGAAATGTTTGCTCAGTAAGTTGATAACATCAGTCAATTCCGGCAACCAGATTGTTTGATGAACAGCGTTTCCCTTAGAGATCTGAAAGTATAACCAATCCACATACTGCCACGATACGCCCTCCGCATACACAGCTACCGTCTGCACCACTTGTTGATGCGTCGACAGTTGCGAGTCGTTCAAATCTCGTAACGCCCGCTCTCCCCGAGCGCACTTTACCATTTGCTAGGTCGACGGTGAGGCGTTTGGGCGGGCTTTCTAAATTTGGTGGGCCTGCAAGACGTGTTATATTACCTCAGGGAAGTGAGGATGTCCAGGTTCAGGAAAGTGGGGATGTCAATGAGCTGCAAGGAAGGCACAGCTCTGCCCCAATCAGTGAGCACATTGAAGACTCGCACCTTTTCTTGTTGAGACTGATGTAACAGATCCCCCACCCCAAGGGCCCCCGGACGTTTATTGTTCATCGGATCAAGCAATCGTTTCCCCAACTGCGACAACCGGATGCGAAAGTCGGTTGACGAACATATCACATCCAGACGATCGACCAGTAAAACCAGCGCGCAAACCGGTAAACCAAAGCGTACATGAAATAAATGAATCAATTCACGAGCCGATGGCTTTAGCTACTCAATCGCAAGCGGAACATGGGGTATCACGTACATCGGCGGCCGTACCTtcagaaggagaggacaGACTATTTCGGCCTTTCGGTAAACTGGAAGAAACTCTGCGACCTGTCGCTGGTCCCTCGAAGGCGTCAGGCCTCAGGTATATGGACTCTTTGCCAGAAACAGGGCCGGAAGTTCGGGGCATTCAGATTAACAACCCGCGTTCGTCTGATGTCGGAAAACCAGCCAGTCCTCCCTATCGCAACCTTCGTGCTGCCCGCCCGCCACCGGTCGCTGAGTCACGCAGAAATGCCCCGATGGTATCAACTGCTACCGTTGTTAATGCACCTGCGTCTCATCCTGCGATGCCATCAGAGATATTGCAGCCCCAGCCTACTCAAAGCGCTCCGCAAGGCAAAACTTTATTTCATGTCAGAAAATGGTACCAACAACTATGTTCTTGCTTTTGCTGACGTTTCGTTTACAGGTGAACGGAGTCCCATACGAAAGATTGCAACGCTTGGGAAAGGGCGGCTCGTCGACTGTTTATTCTGTCCTTTATTCGGGTCCTAAAAAAAGAATCATCTATGCTCTTAAGGTAGTACAACTCGACCGTGCGGACTCCGAAACATATCAAAGCTACACAAACGAAAT
Encoded here:
- a CDS encoding hypothetical protein (HMMPfam hit to Pkinase, Protein kinase domain, score: 208.1, E(): 1.7e-59) produces the protein MSSPENDRVLDNLWTTEDESFEVQMPDFHFDWGLEKGKTADQGIKAPTASLRSLSINEITPPLPSGSSSTSTPPHSTISARSSISSAQILPKRDISNASSSPHIPTPPGSIANPGHRSLSAQNFANSGGSSGGESSGERGKTYGGRKFQRVVSAPISPENGTDTEGVEFQVSGNVCSLPSAPLVDASTVASRSNLVTPALPERTLPFARSTVRRLGGLSKFGGPARRVILPQGSEDVQVQESGDVNELQGRHSSAPITEHGVSRTSAAVPSEGEDRLFRPFGKLEETLRPVAGPSKASGLRYMDSLPETGPEVRGIQINNPRSSDVGKPASPPYRNLRAARPPPVAESRRNAPMVSTATVVNAPASHPAMPSEILQPQPTQSAPQGKTLFHVNGVPYERLQRLGKGGSSTVYSVLYSGPKKRIIYALKVVQLDRADSETYQSYTNEIELLKRLRGHDRVIQLIDHQITFNQHNRPHRLLMVMECGEIDFAALLDEQRGKAINMNFVGLYWEQMLEAVQAVHRENVVHTDLKPANFVLVKGRLKIIDFGIAKAIANDTVNIQRDQQIGTVNYMSPEAIQRMNNQKVLKLSYPSDVWSLGCILYQMIYGSPPFQHVSGGPLAKMGVIADPNHVVTYPEVAVPKAAVGFSLDGHPTDPASLSVPVSPSAIDSMKRCLAYRKEHRLTIPELLQHEFLKPRIRAPAVPPGSTPITQYQMERLVNFILSENGLPELSEGNHTAEDLFSQLEAQNALSR